AGGAAAGTGCAAAAAGCCCTACAGGATGATTGTTCTTCGCAAGACCATTAAAGTGCTGAAAGGGCAATACCAGCTTTTCGATGATGTCAGATATTTTTTTTACATCACCAATGATGACAAAAAATCTGTGGAGCAGCTGATTCAATTTTACCGCAACCGGGCAGACCATGAAAACGATATAGAACAATTGAAAAACGGGGTATCTGCATTGAACAATCCGTCTGATTCCCTGATATCCAATTGGGCGTATATGGCCATAGCATCTTTGTCCTGGGATCTCAAGGCATGGTACGGTCTGCTGCTTCCATACCGGGCATTGGGCAGGAGCATTGTTCGCATGGAATTCAAAAAATTTATCCATACTTTTATCCAGATTCCGTGCTTGATCATAAAATCAGGGAGAAAGATCACGTACAGGCTGGTCGGCTATAATGACCAGGTCAAACATATTTTCAAAATGTTCCATCGTATGAAGGATTTTGCATTTCCCTGAGGCTGTTTAATACTGCAGGAGCCGCATAAAACCAACCAGTTTCAACCCGCCTCGTTTTCATTTCAACCCGCTTTTTTTCCATCGCCGCCATCGTCAATTGCCTTCACTCTTTGACAAAGCCAGCTAAAAATTTTTTCAAATTCGTGCATTTTTTGCTGGCGTCCCCTTTTCCTTTTTGCTATAAGCTTTTTCATGGAACCTTTAATCATCAGAAACCGCAAAATCACCGCCGAAGATCTGCCTGTTATCCAGGCGGTGGTTAACGAGCACTGGGACAAGGGTCGGACCCATATATCCCGGGAACTTTGCAAACACTGGAACTGGGTTCAGCCCAGCGGCCGGCTCAAGGACATGGCCTGCCGGGAACTGCTTTTGACCCTTTACCGAAAAGGGTTGATCAAATACCCACCTGCAAAATGCGGTTCCCATAACGTCAGCAAGCCTGCCGTCATGATTCATGTGGATCAGACCCCCATCAACTGCACCCTTAAAGAGCTTGGTCCTGTCCGGGTGGAGATGGTCCGGTATACAGAGCATGAACCTCTTTACAACAGTCTGGTGGATCAGTTTCATTACCTTGGATATTCCCAGATTGTGGGCAATCATCTCAAATACATGGCGTTTGCAGGAGATGTGCCCCTGGCCTGCATCGGCTGGGGATCGGCTGCCTGGGCTGTCAAATCCAGAGAACAATTCATCGGATGGCCAAAGCCGGTTAAAAACGAACGCCTTCATTATATTGCAAATAATACCCGGTACCTGATTCTTCCCTGGGTCACTGTAAAGTGTCTGGCTTCCAGGGTTCTGGCGCTGAACATCAAGCGGATCAGCGAGGACTGGCATAAGATGTATCATTTTCCATTATATCTGCTGGAGACCTTTGTGGAACAGGACCGGTTCAAGGGCACCTGCTATCAAGCCTCCAACTGGATTCTGGTGGGTGAGACCAAGGGGACGTCCAAAAAAGGACACAAGCATCTGAAGCATGACAAAATCAAGGATGTGTATGTGTACCCGCTGCATAAACATTTTAAAAAGCTGTTGATCGGAGATGGCATCTCTCAGGCGGTTTGATATCGGCAGTATCAGCAGAAAGCTTAACGGGATCAATGCCCGGATCTCGGTAGCCAACAGTATTCCTTTTCCCTGCCTGAACCTTCTCTCGTCTTATCAGTTCAAAAAACGGTTTGTCAAAGTCCTTCCCAACGGGGATGTTCAGGGCGGATTTTCGCGGATGATCATCTCGTTGATCGATTTTTCCTTTGTCCGGTCCCTGACCGCTCACCTTTACACCATGAAAAGTCCTCCACCATATGATCCGGTCTCTTTGTTTCTGCTGGAGCTGTTCCGGTACATCGATCAATACCCGAACATGGACCGGTTCCTCAAGGATCTTCGGGACAAGGACAAAGGCCGGGCGTATCGGACCTACGCCGGCATTGATATGAACCATATTCCCACCAAGGGCACGTTTTCCCACTTCAAGCTCCGGCTGGGAGAAGGACTGTACAATGAAATTTTCCATATTCTGGTGGATATTTTTCACCAGCTTGAAATGATCACCTTTGACATCATTGCCCATGACGGCACCTTATTCCCCACCCGGGCCAGGTATAAAGGCTGCACCTGTTTTTCCGGACAGTGTGAACGAATTGAAGCCAATGACGTCATCGACCGGGTTAAAAAGCAGGTGTTTTACCGGTTGAACAACCTGGCCAAGGTTGATCTTGAAAAACCGTTCAAGATCAAGATCGATTGTCCCTGCGACACACTTCCTGAAAAGGTAAAGCGGCCCAGAATTGAAGCACTGGTCATGAAAATCAGTGTTATGGACGACGCTATGTCTCAAAATCAGATCCATACCGCCATGCTCTTCGGGGTCAAGGAACAGCTGGACAAACAGGGGCTGTGTCTGAATACCATCCGGACCAACATTGCCGAGCTGGCACCGGACCTGGACCGAATCATTCTCAGATGCCCCAAAATACCCACAGACACTGATGCCCGGATCGGGGTCCGAAATGACCCAAAAAATTCAGCCAGAAAACAAAAAATATTTGGATACAACATGGTCCTCTCCACTTCGGTTGGACTGGACCTGAAACTGGAACTGCCGGTAGGTGTTGTGAATATGGCGGAAAACGGCAAAGAAGGGGAAAAAATCATCACCCTGGGGCAGCAGACCCGATCCCACCATGACTGCCGACCAAAAATTGATATTGCAGATGCCAAGTATGATAACACGGAAAATTATACCTTTTTAAGGGACAATGGATCCATTCCCATTATCGATTACAATGCCAGAAGAGAAAACCTGACGGCCAAAGCACTCAGGGAGCGAGGGTATGACCGCAACGGATGGCCTTATGCCCCATGTGGCATGCCCACCCGGACCAATGGCTTTGATGCTGCC
Above is a window of Desulfotignum balticum DSM 7044 DNA encoding:
- a CDS encoding Druantia anti-phage system protein DruA, giving the protein MEPLIIRNRKITAEDLPVIQAVVNEHWDKGRTHISRELCKHWNWVQPSGRLKDMACRELLLTLYRKGLIKYPPAKCGSHNVSKPAVMIHVDQTPINCTLKELGPVRVEMVRYTEHEPLYNSLVDQFHYLGYSQIVGNHLKYMAFAGDVPLACIGWGSAAWAVKSREQFIGWPKPVKNERLHYIANNTRYLILPWVTVKCLASRVLALNIKRISEDWHKMYHFPLYLLETFVEQDRFKGTCYQASNWILVGETKGTSKKGHKHLKHDKIKDVYVYPLHKHFKKLLIGDGISQAV